From a region of the Daphnia pulicaria isolate SC F1-1A chromosome 1, SC_F0-13Bv2, whole genome shotgun sequence genome:
- the LOC124317832 gene encoding uncharacterized protein LOC124317832 isoform X1 yields MLKIYWLLELKMKLKQLQSFGVTKNLIRFSKANKKATLAITSKGLVTLIMESLPQSHRHEKIGLSVRYPRKMYCPSPSALQYLPQGSPFHHSLSFHEFIFRNISSMVPLLVLLDQPISLAGYVRQRFRFVHHRGRPINDNIVQEGQTPVPENHITANCS; encoded by the exons atgttaaaaatttattggctTTTGGAATTAAAGATGAAGCTGAAGCAACTACAATCATTTGGGGTCACCAAAAACCTCATAAG GTTTTCAAAAGCAAACAAGAAAGCAACCTTAGCAATTACGTCAAAAGGGCTAGTGACATTAATCATGGAATCACTACCACAGAGTCACAGACATGAGAAGATTGGCTTATCAGTACGCTACccaagaaaaatgtattgtcCCTCCCCGTCTGCCTTGCAGTATCTACCACAGGGAAGTCCATTCCACCACTCTTTGTCTTTCCacg AGTTCATTTTCAGGAATATTTCCTCAATGGTGCCCCTCTTGGTTCTGTTGGATCAGCCAATAAGTCTGGCTGGATATGTCAGACAAAGATTTCGATTTGTTCATCATCGAGGTAGACCTAT CAACGATAACATCGTCCAAGAAGGCCAAACTCCCGTTCCAGAGAACCACATCACGGCCAATTGTTCTTAG
- the LOC124317832 gene encoding uncharacterized protein LOC124317832 isoform X2, with protein MLKIYWLLELKMKLKQLQSFGVTKNLIRFSKANKKATLAITSKGLVTLIMESLPQSHRHEKIGLSVRYPRKMYCPSPSALQYLPQGSPFHHSLSFHEFIFRNISSMVPLLVLLDQPISLAGYVRQRFRFVHHRDQQHQHTSRLGLEWLG; from the exons atgttaaaaatttattggctTTTGGAATTAAAGATGAAGCTGAAGCAACTACAATCATTTGGGGTCACCAAAAACCTCATAAG GTTTTCAAAAGCAAACAAGAAAGCAACCTTAGCAATTACGTCAAAAGGGCTAGTGACATTAATCATGGAATCACTACCACAGAGTCACAGACATGAGAAGATTGGCTTATCAGTACGCTACccaagaaaaatgtattgtcCCTCCCCGTCTGCCTTGCAGTATCTACCACAGGGAAGTCCATTCCACCACTCTTTGTCTTTCCacg AGTTCATTTTCAGGAATATTTCCTCAATGGTGCCCCTCTTGGTTCTGTTGGATCAGCCAATAAGTCTGGCTGGATATGTCAGACAAAGATTTCGATTTGTTCATCATCGAG ACCAACAACACCAGCATACATCACGTCTGGGTTTAGAGTGGCTGGGCTAG
- the LOC124320730 gene encoding SRSF protein kinase 1-like yields MQPLTIYGVCAIILETLSGLLSPTSPVVTAKPNKSASFSVNKAPPPRRLSCWFSSPEVLFSFESVCKHSTFVSIRVDTRDFYVFNMYVQAKSGQLICAKFGPPADIWSTACVAFELATGDYLFYPKAGVEYSKNEDHLALIIELLLGEIPKDVLASGKLSYRFFSETGALWNIESFKPWGLCNVLFEKYRWGARDTHDFAEFLHSMLAFDPKERATAAECLFHP; encoded by the exons ATGCAACCTCTAACTATTTATGGCGTGTGTGCAATCATATTGGAGACTTTGTCAGGTCTTCTGTCTCCCACCTCGCCAGTGGTGACGGCCAAGCCCAACAAGAGCGCTTCGTTCAGCGTCAATAAAGCGCCTCCGCCTCGACGCCTCTCCTGCTGGTTCTCCAGCCCAG aaGTTCTCTTCAGTTTTGAGAGTGTCTGTAAACATTCCACGTTCGTGTCCATTCGTGTCGACACTCGCGATTTCTATGTCTTTAATATGTATGTACAGGCTAAAAGTGGTCAG CTAATCTGTGCCAAATTCGGACCTCCAGCGGATATCTGGAGCACGGCTTGCGTGGCATTTGAATTGGCGACCGGTGACTACCTATTCTATCCGAAGGCTGGCGtcgaatattcaaagaatgaggATCACTTGGCACTCATTATTGAACTGCTGTTGGGTGAAATTCCAAAAGATGTTTTGGCATCGGGGAAACTTTCGTATCGATTCTTTAGTGAAACGGGAGCTTTGTGGAACATTGAATCATTTAAGCCATGGGGTCTCTGCAACGTGCTGTTCGAAAAGTATCGATGGGGTGCCCGGGACACTCACGATTTTGCAGAATTTCTCCATTCCATGCTGGCGTTTGATCCCAAAGAGCGGGCCACAGCAGCCGAGTGTTTGTTTCATCCATGA